The sequence ATGTCGTCGCCGCAGCGGAGGCCGCCAAGGCCGCTGCCGCCGCCCCGGCGCCCGCCGCTCCGGCCGCCTCCTCCAAGGCCGCGCCGAAGCTGGAGGCCTCCCCGCTGCGCGGTCAGACGGTCAAGATGACCCGCATGCGCAAGGTCATCGGCGACAACATGATGAAGGCGCTGCACTCGCAGGCCCAGCTGACCTCGGTCGTCGAGGTCGACGTCACCAAGCTGATGAAGCTGCGCGCCAAGGCGAAGGACGGCTTCGCGGCCCGCGAGGGCGTCAAGCTCTCCCCGATGCCGTTCTACGTGAAGGCCGCCGCCCAGGCGCTGAAGGCCCACCCGGTCATCAACGCCCGGATCAACGAGGACGAAGGCACCATCACGTACTTCGACTCGGAGAACATCGGCATCGCCGTGGACGCCGAGAAGGGCCTGATGACCCCGGTCATCAAGGGCGCGGGCGACCTCAACATCGCCGGTATCTCGAAGAAGACCGCCGAGCTGGCCGGCAAGGCCCGCGGTGGCGGCCTGACGCCGGACGACATGTCCGGTGCCACCTTCACCATCAGCAACACCGGCTCGCGCGGCGCGCTGTTCGACACCGTCATCGTGCCGCCGAACCAGGCAGCCATCCTGGGCATCGGCGCCACCGTGAAGCGTCCCGCGGTCATCGAGACCGAGGAGGGCACCGTCATCGGCGTCCGCGACATGACGTACCTGTCGCTCTCCTACGACCACCGTCTGGTGGACGGCGCGGACGCCGCCCGCTACCTGACCGCGGTCAAGGCGATCCTGGAGGCCGGCGAGTTCGAGGTCGAGCTCGGCCTGTAACCAGCCTCACGATCGGCGCCCCCGTCCGGAACACTCCCGGGCGGGGGCGCCGCCGTATTGTCTAGACACCACCGGTCGCCCCGGTCACCATGCCGGTGCAGGCGTACCGGTCTGTCCGAAGGAGCCCGTCATGACCCCGCCCGTCGTCCACTCGCTGCGCGAACAGATCCGCGAGCACATCGTGGAGGGGATCGTCAGCGGGCGCTGGAAGCCGGGCGAGCGGATCGTGGAGCGGCGCATCGCCACCGAGCTGGAGGTCAGCCAGACGCCCGTGCGCGAGGCGCTGCGGGAGCTGGAGACGCTGCGGCTGATCGAGTCGGCGCCCAACAAGGGCGTCCGGGTCCGCAACCTCACCGCCGCCGACCTGGAGGAGAGCTACCCGGTACGGGCGGGTCTGGAGCAGATCGCGGCCGAGCTGGCGGCCCCCGCGCTCGGCGAGGACTGCTCGCTGCTGGCGCCGCACGTGGCGGCGCTGTACGAGGCGGACCGGCTGGCGGACGGCGAGGCCCAGGTCCGGCACACGGTCGGTTTCCACCGCGAGCTGGTGCGGGCGGCGGGCAACGCGGTGCTGCTGCACACCTGGGAGGGGCTGGGCATCGAGGTGTTCACGGCGCTGTCGATCCGCTGGCTGGGGACGGTGCAGAAGTCGTACGCCGAGGAGCACGAGGCGCTCATCGACGCCTTCCTCCGCAAGGATCCGGACATAGGGACCCTGGTCAAGGCGCACGTGCTGGGCTGCGCGCCGCGCGCCTGAAGGCGCACCTGAGCGGCTGTGCATCTGTCGTGAGGGGCGCTCGCCTGTGCAGGCGAGCGCCCCTTTTGTGTAGGTAAATCCCGTCACTCGGTGCCCCATTTCATGGCACCGCATGCCACTTTCTTCATATCGAGAAGTTTTGCCGTTCATCCTTTGATCGATCATCGATCGGCGACTTACAGTTCACCTCGCGGGCCCACCGGCCCCATCGCCCTGTCCTGCCAGTCAGGGACTTCTCCACCCCCCTCCTCACCGGAAGGCGGCGATCATGACCGACCCCGTAGGAAAGCTTCCGAGCGAGCTCGACCAGCTCCCGGACCGCGACCCGGAGGAGACCGCTGAATGGGCGGCCTCCCTGGATGCCGTCACCAAGGCCGCGGGCCCGCACCGTGCCGCGTATCTGATGCGGCGCTCGCTCCAGCACGCCGAGGGCGCCGGTCTCGCGCTGCCCAAGCTGCTGGAGACCGATTACGTCAACTCCATCCCGACCGCCGCGGAGCCCGACTTCGACGGCGACCTGGAGATGGAGTCGAGGATCACCGCGTGGAACCGCTGGAACGCGGCCGCGATGGTCACCCGCGGTGCCCGCTTCGGCGTCGGCGGCCACATCGCCACCTTCGCCTCGGCGGCCTGGCTGTACGAGACCGGCTTCAACCACTTCTTCCGCGGCAAGGAGGGGGACGGCTCCGGCGACCAGCTCTACATCCAGGGCCACGCCTCCCCCGGCATCTACGCCCGTGCCTTCCTCGACGGCCGGCTCAGCGAGCAGCAGCTCGACAACTTCCGCCAGGAGGCGGGCGGCGACGGTCTGCCGTCCTACCCGCACCCGCGGCGGCTGCCCTGGCTGTGGGAGTTCCCCACCGTCTCCATGGGCCTCGGCCCGCTCTCGGCGATCTACCAGGCGCGCTTCAACCGCTACCTCGCCAACCGCAACATCAAGGACACGTCGAACTCGCACGTCTGGGCCTTCCTGGGCGACGGCGAGATGGACGAGCCCGAGTCGACCGCCGCCCTCGCGCTGGCGGCCCGCGAGAAGCTCGACAACCTGACCTTCGTCATCAACTGCAACCTGCAGCGCCTCGACGGTCCGGTCCGCGCCAACTTCCGCGTCGTGCAGGAGCTGGAGGGCGCCTTCCGGGGTGCCGGCTGGAACGTCATCAAGACGCTCTGGGGCAACGCCTGGGACGAGCTGTTCCAGCTCGACACCACGGGCGCGCTGGTCCGCCGGCTGCGCGAGGTCCCGGACGCGCAGTTCCAGACGTACGCCACCCGTGACGTCGCGTACATCCGTGAGCACTTCTTCGGCGCCGAGCCCGCGCTCGCCGAGCTGGCGAAACTGCTCACCGACGCGAAGATCGCCGAGTGTTTCTACACCTCCCGCGGCGGCCACGAGGCCCGCAAGGTGTACGCGGCGTACCGCGCGGCCGTCGAGCACAAGGGCGCGCCGACCGTGATCCTCGCCCAGACGGTGAAGGGCTACACGCTCGGCAAGGGCTTCGAGTCCAAGAACGCCAACCACCAGATGAAGAAACTGTCGATCGACGAGTTCAAGGGCATGCGCGAGCTGCTCGGCCTCCCGATCCCGGACAGCGCCTTCGCCGACGGCCTGGTGCCCTACGGCCACCCGGGCGCCGACTCCCCCGAGGTCCGCTACCTCCAGGAGCGCCGTGCCGCCCTCGGCGGCCCCGCCCCGGCCCGCCGGGTGCACGCGGTGGCGCTGCCCGAGCCCGAGGAGCGCGCGTTCGCCGCGCTCAAGAAGGGCTCCGGCAAGCAGGAGATGGCCACCACCATGGCCTTCGTCCGCCTGGTCAAGGACCTGATGCGGGACAAGCAGACCGGTAAGCGCTGGGTGCCGATCGTCCCGGACGAGGCCCGCACCTTCGGCATGGAGTCGCTGTTCCCCTCCGCCGGCATCTACTCGCCGCTGGGCCAGACGTACGAGCCGGTCGACCGCGACCAGCTGATGTACTACAAGGAGGCCAAGGACGGCCAGATCCTCAACGAGGGGATCACCGAGGCCGGCGCCATGGCCGACTTCATCGCCGCCGCCACGTCGTACGCGACGCACGGCGAGACGATGATCCCGTTCTACATCTTCTACTCGATGTTCGGCTGGCAGCGGACCGGCGACCAGATGTGGCAGCTCGCCGACCAGCTCGGCAAGGGCTTCATCGTCGGCGCCACCGCCGGCCGTACGACCCTGACGGGCGAGGGCCTCCAGCACGCGGACGGCCACTCGCACCTGATCGCCGCCACGAACCCTGCGTCGCTCAACTACGACCCGGCGTTCGCGTACGAGATCGCGGTCATCGTCAAGGACGGTCTGCGGCGGATGTACGGCCCCGAGGCCGAGGACGTCTTCTACTACCTGACGGTCTACAACGAGCCGAAGCAGCAGCCCGCGATGCCGGAAGGCGTCGAGGAGGGCATCGTCAAGGGCCTGTACCGCTTCAAGGAGGGCACGCCCGCGGCCGCGGACGCCCCCCGCGCCCAGCTGCTGGCCTCCGGCACGGCCATCCACTGGGCCCTGGAGGCCCAGGAGCTGCTGGCCGCCGACTGGGGTGTCACGGCCGACGTCTGGTCCGCGACCTCCTGGGGCGAGCTGCGCCGCGAGGCGCTGGAGTGCGACGAGGCGCTGCTCCGCGGTGAGCAGCGAGTGCCGTACGTGACGCAGGCGCTGGAGGGCGCGCCGGGTCCGGTCGTCGCGGTCAGCGACTGGATGCGCGCGGTGCCGGACCAGATCAGCCAGTGGGTCGAGCAGGACTGGTCCTCGCTCGGCACGGACGGCTTCGGTCTCTCCGACACGCGTGACGCGGCCCGCCGCCACTTCGGCGTCGACGCCCAGTCCGTCGTGGTCGCCACGCTGGCCCAGCTGGCCCGGCGCGGCGAGGTGCCGGCGACCGCCGTCAAGGAGGCGCGGGACCGCTACGGTCTCTGACAGCCCGATCAGGCCCGTCCGGCGCTTGCGGTCTTGTCCGCAAGCGCCGGACGGACCTGTTTTCCGTCCACAATGACCGCATGCGTGCTGCCCGGCTGATCCGTATGGTGCTGCTCCTCCAGGCCCGCCCCGGCATGACCGCCGCCGAGCTGGCACGGGAGCTGGAGGTCTCCGAGCGGACCGTCACGCGGGACGCCCAAGCCCTCTCCGAGGCCGGCATCCCGGTGTACGCGGAGCGCGGCCGGGCCGGCGGCTACCGGCTCGTCGGCGGCTACCGCACCGGGCTGACCGGTCTCGCCCGTGACGAGGCCGAGGCGCTCTTCCTGTCCGGCCTGCCCTCCGCCCTGCGCGAGATGGGGCTCGCGGACGCCGCCTCCGCCGCCCGGCTCAAGGTGTCGGCGGCCCTCACCCCCGCGCTGCGGGACGCCCCGGCGGGCGCCGGCCGGCGCTTCCACCTGGACGCGCCCGGCTGGTATCAGGAACCGGTCACCCCCGAACTGCTGCCCGCCGTGGCCGACGCCGTGTGGCGCGACCGGCTGCTCCTCGCCCGGTACCGGCGGGCCGGCCGGGACACCGACGTCGAACGGGAGCTGGCCCCGTACGGGCTCGTCCTGAAGGCGGGCGTCTGGTACCTGTGCGCCCGCGTGGGCGACGACGTCCGGGTCTACCGCATCGACCGGTTCACCGCCGTGACCGTCTCCACCACCCCTTTCGTCCGGGACGAGGGTTTCGACCTGCCCGCCTTCTGGGAAGAGCGGTCCGCCGCGTTCGCCCGCTCGCTGCTGCGTACGGAGGTGACGCTGCGGCTCTCGGAGACGGCCGTGCGCCGGCTGCCGCACACCGTGGACCGGGCCGCCGCCCGGGAGGCGCTGGCGGCGGCCGGGCCGCCCGAGGGGGACGGCTGGGTCACCGTCACCCTGGCGGTCGAGTCCCCGGATGTCGCCTACGGCCAGCTGCTGGGCCTCGGACCGGAGTTGGAGGTCCTGGAACCGCCCGCCCTGCGGGAGAGGTTCACGACCGCCGCGGCCCGCCTGCACGCCCTCTACGGGGAGGCCCTCTGAGGGCTTCGTTCAGATGTCTGGGCGTGCGTCGGCCGCCTCCAGGGCAGATGCTGGACCCGTGATGGACGAGACCGAGTTCTGGGAGCTGATCGACAGCACGCGCGAGGCCGCCGACGGCGACCCCGAGGACCATGCCGACCTGCTGGTCGACAAGCTGGTGCGGCTCGATCCCGAATCCGTGCTGGACTTCGCCCGGCACTTCGAGGCCCGCTTCAACCGCGCCTACCGCTGGGACCTGTGGGGCGCCGCCGCCGTGCTGCTCGGCGGCGCGGACGACGAGGCCTTCGACTCCTTCCGCTGCTGGCTGATCGGCCGGGGCCGGGAGGTCTTCGAGGGCGCCGTGCACGACCCGGACAGCCTGGCCGAGCTGCTCGGCTCCTTCGACGAGGAACTGGACGGCGACGGCGAGGAGCTGGGCTACGCGGCCGACGAGGCGTACGAACAGCTCACCGGCGTCGTCGCGCCCGACCTCGGGCTCCCGCCGCAGGCCGACGAGCCGGAGGGCACCGAACTGGACCCGGACGACGACGACGCCCTGGCGGCCCGGCTGCCCGTGCTCTGGGAGCGGTACGGCCGGGAATGAGGCCCGCGCCCCTCACGGGGTGAGCGGGCGGCCCATCATCACGTCGTCCACGTACCGCCCGTTCAGGAAGAACTCGCCCGGCAGCACGCCCTCGACGGCGAAGCCCTCCGCCTCGTACAGCGCGCGGGCGGGAGCGTTGTGACCGAGGACCCGCAGGGTCATCCGGTTCGCGCCCTCGCCGCGCGCCGCGACACACGCGGCCCGGATCAGGGCGCGCCCGACGCCCCGGCCACGCGCCCAGTGGGCCACGGCGAGGCCCTGGATCTGCCGGACGTGCGCGTTGCAGGCCAACGGGGTCGGCGGCACCACCCGTATGTAACCGGCCGGCAGCAGCCTCCCCGCCTCGTCCTCCGCCTGGGCCACCAGGATGTCCTGGGGCGGGTGGCGCTCGTCGAAGAACGGCGCGTACGGCGGCTGCGGGCGCGGCTGCACCGCGTGCAGCGTCGACCAGGTGGCACGGTCCAGCTCACCGAGGGCCGGCCCGTCGTCCAGGACGGCGCGGCGGACAACAGGGGCGGCGGACATGGCGGATTCGGTCATGGCCGCCACTGTGCCACGGCCGTGTACACCGGCCCGGGTGGGGCAGGATGGACGCCATGCCGCACTCCCGCATCGCCGTCACCGGATCGACCGGACTTATCGGAGCGGCCCTCGTCCGCTCGCTGCGCGCCGACGGGCACGAGGTGGTCCGCCTGGTGCGCCACCCCGCCCGGGAGGGGGACGAGGTGGAGTGGGACCCCAAGCGCGAGTACGTGGACGTGGCCGGCCTGGTCGGCTGCGACGCGGTCGTCCACCTCGCCGGGGCCGGGGTCGGCGATCACCGCTGGACCGACGCGTACAAGAAGGAGATCCGGGACAGCCGGGTGCTCGGCACCGCCACCCTCGCGGACGCCGTCGCCTCGCTCGACACCCCGCCCGCCGTACTGCTCTCCGGCTCCGCGATCGGCTTCTACGGGGACACCGGGGACCGCCCGGTCGACGAGGACGCGCCGCCCGGCGACGGGTTCCTGCCCTCGGTGTGCGTGGAGTGGGAGGAGGCCACCGCGGCGGCCGAGGAGGCGGGGGTGCGCACGGTGCACGCCCGCACCGGCCTGGTGGTCGCCCGGGAGGGCGGCGCCTGGGGCCGGCTCTTCCCGCTGTTCCGGGCCGGGCTCGGCGGCCGGCTGGGCAACGGGCGGCAGTACTGGAGCTTCATCGCGCTGCACGACCACATCGCGGCGATGCGGCACATCCTGGACACCCCGGAGCTGTCGGGGCCGGTGAACCTGACCGCTCCCACGCCCGTCACCAACGCCGAGGTGACCGCCGCGATGGGGCGCGTACTGCGGCGGCCGACGCTGTTCCCGGTGCCGGCGCAGGCGCTGCGGATCGCGCTGGGCGAGTTCGCCGGGGACGTGCTGGGCAGTCAGCGGGTGCTGCCCGCACGGCTGCTGGACTCCGGCTTCTCGTTCGCCTTCCCCGGCGTCGACGCCGCGATCCGGTCGGCCCTGCGCTGATCGTCCCGCACCCGCCGGCACTCCGTTCGGACGGGTGTGCGACCCCGTGCACCGGTGCACCGGTCCGCGCGCGACTGCGCGGGATCGGGCCACTCTCCTAGCCTCCTGACGAACGCACGCATTCCGGTGGGCGGTTGAGGGCAAGAGCCCCCCACCACTTGCGCCGAATCGGGGAGGGCACGTGCTCAGCACGGCACACCACGCGGACGTCGTCATCATCGGGGCCGGAATCGCCGGCCTGTCAGCGGCCCACCGGCTGACCAGCGCGGGAGTCAGTGTCAGCGTCCTGGAGGCCGGCCCCGGCGTCGGCGGCCGGATGACGACCGACGACGTGGACGGGTTCCGGCTCGACCGCGTCGGCCCGCTGCTCAACACCGCGTATCCCGAGCTCCGCACCACCCCGGGGCTCGAAGGACTCGTCCTGCGCACCTTCGATCCCGGCGTCCTCGTCCACAGCGAGGGCCGCCGCCACCGGACCGGGGAGACCCGCCGCGTACCGGGCGCACGCAGCGCACGGGGCGCGCTCAAGGCGGCGCGCGCCCTCGCGAGCGCCCCCCGGCCGCCCCGCGCGGGCGCCCTCACCGGAGCCATGGGCGGCGCGATCGACCACGCCCGGCTCGGCGTGGCACTCGCCCGGCTGGCCGCCACCCCCACGGCCCGCGTCCTCGCCCGGCCCGAACGCGCCGCGCTCGACGCCCTCTCCGGCCGGCTGTCCGCCCGTACGCTCAACGGCTTCGTCCGCCCCCTGCTCACCGCACTCCTCAGCGACCCGGACCTCACCACCTCCAGCCGCTGCGCCGACCTCGCCCTGCGCACGTACGCGAGCGGCCGTCTGTGCGTACCGGAGGGCGGGGCGGACACGCTGCCCGCGCTCCTCGCCGCTTCCCTGCCGCCCGGCACCGTACGCACCGGAGTGCACGTCACCTCCGCCGACATCACCTCCGTACGCACCAAGGAACACGGCGAACTGGGCTGTCGCTCCCTGCTCGTGGCCACCGGGGCGAGCGCCGCCGCCGAACTGCTGCCGGGCCTGCGCCTGCCGTCCTTCCACCCCGTGACGGTGCTTCACCACACCGCCCCCGCTCCCCCGCCGACGGGCGCCGCACTCCTCCTCGACGCCGACCGGTCGGGCCCCGTCGCCCACACCGCCGTGATGAGCGCGGTCGACCCGGCGCGCGCCCCGCACGGCCGGACCCTGATCAGCTCCACGGTGCTCGGCACCCCGCCCGACGACCTCGACCGCACGGTCCGCGCCCACCTCGCCACCCTCTACGGCGTACCCACCGACGACTGGGAGCTGCTGGCCGCCCACCACGACCCGGAAGCGGTACCCGCGATGCCCGCGCCGCACGACCCGCACCGCCCCGTCCGGGTCCTCGCGGGCCTCTACGTGTGCGGCGACCACCGCGACACCGGCACCGTCCAGGGCGCCCTGGCCTCCGGCCACCGCGCCGCCGCCTCGATCCTCAACGACCTCGGCGTACGCCCCGCCACCGGGGACACACCAGCGCTTTCCGAGGCGGCCTGACGACCGGTCCGCCTCAGCCCAGCGCCGCCACCCGCTCCCGGTAGCCCCGTACGGCGGCGGCGTCCCGGAAGGGCTCCAGCCGCCGCTCGAAGTCCCGCACGTACTCCGTGGCACGCGCCGAACGCATCTCGGCCGCCTGCTGAGCGGCCTCCGCGCCCAGCCGGCACGCCTGGTCCAGCTCCCCGAGCCCCAGCCGGGCGGACGCCAGCACCACCCGGCAGAACAGCCTGCTCCGGGCGTACGCGGGGGCGCGCAACTGGAGCGCGCGCTCCGCGTACTGGGCGGCGGCCCGGTACTGCTGGAGGTCGCGGTGGCAGTGCCCGAACTCGTCGGCGAGCTGCGCCTCGTCGAAGTGGCGCGCCCAGTGCGGCACCTCGTCACCGGGCCGGGCGGCCTCCAGCGCGCGTTCCGCTCGCGCCAGCGAGGCCGTGCACGCCTTGGCGTCCCCGAGCACCGCGTGCCCGCGCGCCTCCACCGCGTGCAGCAGGGCCGTCACGGTGTGCGGCGCGGCCGAACCGATGCCCTGCTGAGCCACCCGGGCCAGCTGGACCGCTTCGCGGCCGTGCGTGAGATAGACCGCCTGACGGCTCATGGTGATCAGCACATAACTGCCGTACGCCCGGTCGCCCGCCGCCTGCGCGAGCCGCAGCGCCTGCACGAAATAGCGCTGGGCCAGCCCGTGCGCCGCGATGTCGTACGAGGTCCAGCCCGCCAGCCTGGTCAGATCGGCGGCGGCCCCGAACAGCCGCCGGCCGGTCGCCTCCCCGTACGTGCCGCGCAGCATCGGCTCCGTCTCGTGCTCCAGGTACCGCACGAGAGCCTGCCGGGCGTGGCCGCCGCCGTAGGCGTGGTCGAGGGTGCGGAAGAGCTCGGCCACCGAACGCAGCGCGGCGACGTCCCCCTCGCCCACCCGCAGCCCCGAACCCCGTTCGGTCTGCCGCTGCCGGGGCACGGCGGCGGTGCCCGGGGCGCCGGGCGGCGGGGGCGTCCCGCCGGGCCGTGAGGGCACGGGCCCCCGCACACCGTGCCGCCCGCCCGGGGCGCCGCCCTGTTCCGGGACGACGGGAACGGTGCCGTGCGCCGCGTAGGGGGCCGGGGCGGCGGGGACCTGGGCCCCGGCCGGGGGCCTCGCGGCACCGGCCCTGACGGGTCCGCCCGGCGCGGGCCGGCCGACCCACTCGTCCGCCCGGCCGATCAGCCAGTCCCGGCTGGGGACGACGAGCCCGGCCGGGGTGAAGGCGATCTTCCGCAGCTCCGTGTGGCTGCCGGAGTCCTTGCGCCAGAGCCCGCTCACGATGTCGACCGCCTCGGCGGGCGTGGCGGCGAACTCGAGACCGGCGTAGACCGGGGCGCAGGCGTCCAGCCCCAGGTCCTGCGCCGAGAGCCGGCGGCCGAGGCGCCGGGTGAAGACCTCGGCGATCAGCGCGGGCGTGGTCCCCCGGGGCTGCTGGCCCCGCAGCCACCGGGTCACGGACGTCTTGTCGTACCGCAGGTCGAGGCCGTGTTCGAGGCCGAGCTGATCCACCCGGCGGGCGAGGCCGGCGTTGGAGAAACCGGCCTCGGTGATGAGCGAGGCGAGCCGACGGTTGGGGGTGCGCTGCGGAGGTCGTTCCGACATCAGCTGTAGGGTCTCCTGCCTTCGGGGCCGGGCGGAAAGCCCTGGGGCGTGTCCGGCGCCCTCCTCTGACGAACGGCGCGAATTTAGCCGCCTGCGGGGCGGCCACAGGACCCTTCGCTCCACATTCATCCGATCGTGTGAGGATTGTGGGCGGCGCTGACGGGAAGACCTGCCCGGCCCATGTGCCGACGCCGGCCGTACAGTGGCCGGGGCGCGATTCGTGCAGGGTGACGCGGTACGGGGCAATCCCCCGGACCACGACACCCCGAGGAGAGAGGCTGCTGACGTGACGGAGCTCCGGTTCGTCCGTATGGGATTCGGCGAGAACGCCGTCGACTACCGGGAGGCCTGGCAGAAGCAGCGCGAGGTGCACGCGGCGCGGTTCGAGGACACCGTGCCCGACACCTGCCTGCTCGTCGAGCACCCGCCCGTCTACACCGCGGGCAGGCGCACGGCCGACAGCGAGCGCCCCCTCGACGGCACCCCCGTTATCGACGTCGACCGCGGCGGCAAGATCACCTGGCACGGCCCCGGCCAGCTCGTCGGCTACCCGATCCAGAAGCTCCCCCGCCCCGTGGACGTCGTCGCCCACGTGCGCCGCCTCGAAGAGGCCCTGATCCGCACCGCCGCCGAGTTCGGCGTCGAGACCACCCGCGTCGAGGGCCGCAGCGGCGTCTGGGTCCTGGGCGACCCCGTCGAACAGCGCCCCGCCATTCCCGGCCTCACCCTCGACTTCGACCCGCGCATGCAGGACGACGAGTTCGACCCCCGCCTCAACGGTCCGCAGTACGCCCCCTCCAACGCCGGCCAGCGCCGCGAGGACCGCAAGCTCGCCGCGATCGGCATCCGCGTCGCCAAGGGCGTCACCATGCACGGCTTCTCGTTCAACGTGAACCCCGACAACACCTGGTTCGACCGGATCGTCCCCTGCGGCATCCGGGACGCCGGCGTCACCTCGCTCAGCTACGAGCTCGGCCGCGACATCACCATCGACGAGGTCCTCCCCGTCGTCGAGAAGCACCTCCGGGACATCCTGGAGAACGCCGAACTCGCCCCCCGTACGATCGAGCGCGCCGACGACGCCATGGCCACGGCGTGACCCACGGAACACGCCCCCGGGAATAGGCCCCGCCTGCCCCAGGTTGGGCAGACGTACAACCGAATGAACTACGGGCGTACCCTGGTGTTCGCCGAAGAATCCAATGCAGTGAAAGCAAAGGGGAGTGCCGGAGTGTCTGTCGCACCTGACGGGCGCAAGATGCTGCGCCTTGAGGTCCGGAACAGCCAGACCCCCATCGAGCGCAAGCCCGAGTGGATCAAAACCCGGGCGAAGATGGGCCCCGAGTACAACCAGCTGCAGAAACTCGTCAAGAGCGAGGGCCTGCACACGGTGTGCCAGGAGGCCGGCTGCCCCAACATCTTCGAGTGCTGGGAGGACCGCGAGGCCACGTTCCTCATCGGCGGCGACCAGTGCACCCGGCGCTGTGACTTCTGCCAGATCGACACGGGCAAACCGCAGGCGCTGGACCGGGACGAACCCCGCCGCGTCGGCGAGTCGGTCGTCACGATGGACCTGAACTACGCCACCATCACCGGCGTCGCCCGCGACGACCTGGAGGACGGCGGTTCCTGGCTGTACGCGGAGACCGTGCGCCAGATCCACGCGCTCACCGCGGACCGGGAGGCCGGCCGCACCAAGGTCGAGCTGCTGATCCCCGACTTCAACGCCGAGCCCGAGCAGCTCGCCGAGGTCTTCTCCTCGCGCCCCGAGGTGCTCGCGCACAACGTGGAGACGGTGCCGCGCATCTTCAAGCGCATCCGCCCCGGCTTCCGCTACGAACGCTCCCTGGAGGTCATCACCCGCGCCCGCGAGGCCGGCCTGGTGACCAAGTCCAACCTCATCCTCGGCATGGG is a genomic window of Streptomyces sp. NBC_00708 containing:
- the lipB gene encoding lipoyl(octanoyl) transferase LipB, producing the protein MTELRFVRMGFGENAVDYREAWQKQREVHAARFEDTVPDTCLLVEHPPVYTAGRRTADSERPLDGTPVIDVDRGGKITWHGPGQLVGYPIQKLPRPVDVVAHVRRLEEALIRTAAEFGVETTRVEGRSGVWVLGDPVEQRPAIPGLTLDFDPRMQDDEFDPRLNGPQYAPSNAGQRREDRKLAAIGIRVAKGVTMHGFSFNVNPDNTWFDRIVPCGIRDAGVTSLSYELGRDITIDEVLPVVEKHLRDILENAELAPRTIERADDAMATA
- the lipA gene encoding lipoyl synthase → MLRLEVRNSQTPIERKPEWIKTRAKMGPEYNQLQKLVKSEGLHTVCQEAGCPNIFECWEDREATFLIGGDQCTRRCDFCQIDTGKPQALDRDEPRRVGESVVTMDLNYATITGVARDDLEDGGSWLYAETVRQIHALTADREAGRTKVELLIPDFNAEPEQLAEVFSSRPEVLAHNVETVPRIFKRIRPGFRYERSLEVITRAREAGLVTKSNLILGMGETREEVSEALQDLYDAGCELITITQYLRPSVRHHPVERWVKPNEFVELKDEADAIGYSGVMSGPLVRSSYRAGRLFQQAMDRREAQVPTPSA
- a CDS encoding regulator, whose product is MSERPPQRTPNRRLASLITEAGFSNAGLARRVDQLGLEHGLDLRYDKTSVTRWLRGQQPRGTTPALIAEVFTRRLGRRLSAQDLGLDACAPVYAGLEFAATPAEAVDIVSGLWRKDSGSHTELRKIAFTPAGLVVPSRDWLIGRADEWVGRPAPGGPVRAGAARPPAGAQVPAAPAPYAAHGTVPVVPEQGGAPGGRHGVRGPVPSRPGGTPPPPGAPGTAAVPRQRQTERGSGLRVGEGDVAALRSVAELFRTLDHAYGGGHARQALVRYLEHETEPMLRGTYGEATGRRLFGAAADLTRLAGWTSYDIAAHGLAQRYFVQALRLAQAAGDRAYGSYVLITMSRQAVYLTHGREAVQLARVAQQGIGSAAPHTVTALLHAVEARGHAVLGDAKACTASLARAERALEAARPGDEVPHWARHFDEAQLADEFGHCHRDLQQYRAAAQYAERALQLRAPAYARSRLFCRVVLASARLGLGELDQACRLGAEAAQQAAEMRSARATEYVRDFERRLEPFRDAAAVRGYRERVAALG